In the genome of Schistocerca piceifrons isolate TAMUIC-IGC-003096 chromosome X, iqSchPice1.1, whole genome shotgun sequence, the window CCAGTCTGTTTCAGATTCTAAAGAAAATTTGTGTACGTTGCATCTGTAACATTCGTGTGTCTTAGTTGTGATGAAAATGCTTGGTTTTATGAATGTGGTCCACGAAACTTTTCTTTCCTGATGTTTGTCGAGAGATGCATTGGAGCACCACCGTATACTCCAGGAGTTCACCAATAACTAAGACAACAGATGATGAAAAGCTTCATTGCATTTGTCTGTGTGACCGTTTATTTAATTGCTTCGTACGCAAAGCATGGATTACTGGGACCATATAAGCTACGTGACTACCATATGCTATGTACACTTCATCAGTATCTCAGTGAGCACGCACCACAGCATTTTACATGACAGATCAAAGGCCTGTCGCCTCATCATAATCCCAACATTAGGTCTGAGTTATTTTCTGTGGTCACCGATTGTCAGTCTTTTTCTCCATTTGCACAGTCGGCCCTGAGAGCAGTGCTAGTGCTGTCGCTGGTGGGAGCGGTGATGTCGCAGTACAAACCGTCGTACGCGGGCAGTGGGTGGTCGTACCCCGGCCCTCTGCCGCAGTTCACGACTGACGTCGGGCTCGACAACCGCGTCGGTCTGGAGTCCACCAGCAGCACACTCTCACCTGAAGAGGACGTTGCATCGCTCGTCTCTGCCTGGCCGGCTGACCGTCAGCCCTTCTGGTTCGTCAACAGGTATGTAGCTCCAACTCTCGGTTCATCTTACACTTGCTGGGCTGAGTACTGAGTACTGAGTACTGAAAAGTACTCCACTGCAGTGCTATATTTGCGACATAGTATGCTGCTCCTTCGTACGTCGGTAAGACAATGGCAGCTATAATGAACAACCTATTGTTACTGTGGAATTATTTTCTGTTTACAAACTACTCAGACAAGCTACTCAACCACCTAAAGTGATGGAATGAATCTGAAGTTAAAAAGAAACATAAAAGCAGATCAAGATGGTGAGACGGAAAAACTTGGTATTaactactgaaaaaaaaagagagcAAGAATTCCTCTACAACCTTGACTGACTACAAAGTGGCAGTTATCTCTTCCTCCATCGGAAGTTCTTTCGTGACCAACGTTATAAGGTGGATGAAAACTACAAGGACCAAGTGAAAACATttttatgtgtagaaaactagtttATGGTGCATAGAAAGCAATGATAATTAACAGTGGGAAATATTTACTTTCTGTAACTTGGTTTCCCGAGATGTCTCATATATCGGTACACTATACACCCCATGATGCAAAGTATCAGGACATATGTATGTAATGCGGTATTAACAACTACACGTCACGAGAGGCGGACATACCAATATAACAGGAGGTGAGGATCgttgtgctgtcagtagagaaacagtaacagcagaatgagttggTCGGGAGAGTTCAGTTGACTTCTAACGTGGACTGATCATTGAatgtcacctgactaacaaatcAGTCAGGAAAATTTCAACCATTATGaagctacccaagtcgactgttggtgacgtgactttgaagtggaaacgtgaagtaacTACCACAACTACACCAAGACCAGGTAGATCTCATGTATTGTTGGACAGGGACTGTCAAACATTGCAGAGGGTAgctgtaaaaatcgcatgaaatcagcggtagTAATCATTcaagagttccaaagtgctaccagcagtccagatagcGCAATGACTGTGCTTGCTAAGTTCAAAGGAATACGGTACAGCGGTCGGACAGCTCATCATAtaccatacatttctgtagtcagcgctAAGCCAAGTTTAAGGTGGAGCaaacagcgacgccactggacagtggatgaatggAAAAGAGTTTGGAAATTACTCTAAACCCTGCGGCAAGCCAGTGGAAGGGTTTGGATTCGACGAGAGCCTCTAGAAAGTTagctgccatcatgtgtaatgccaacagtaaagtaCGGACGAGGTGGCGTTACGGTATGAGTCCTTTTTCCGCGGTTAAGGTGTGATCCACTTATTTCGATTAagaaacactaaatgcggaaggatactaATACATTCTACAACATTGTGTACTAACTACAGCAGAGAATGATTTCAGAAACGATCATTTTTTTGTATCGACATGACTAAGCACTCTATAATAAAGAATTATCCATGGGACAACGGTTTTTAGaaaataactttcctgaaatggactggcttaaTCAGAGTCCTAACTAGAACCCAACGAAACACATTCGGGATAACTTACACTTTCACTCCGTTCCAGACCCCAGCTTCCAACAtatctaccttctctggtttctgctcttgagaaagaatgggccactattcctcaacagacattcagacacctcactggaagtgtccccagcagcGTTCAAGACGTCATgaaggcgaaaggtggacacaggacgtattaatgtccagtaactggtgtcctgatactttttggcagaaagtttatttatttatgattttaTGATTTTTCATTTTTACTCATGAAAGCCAGTACTTTAGGAGTCACTCGCTCTGGGGTTTTTGGAGAGAGAGTAGGAACTAATTTTGAAGTTCGCCATTTCTTCTCTAAATACTTTCTTCGTATATCTTTATTGCTTTTCATTTGCGATTTTCATGTGTCCTCTTTTAGATATTCCGTATTTTAGCCCTTACTTCTCTCTCTTCTTGCACCAATACAAGACGTTGTagctctcatttttttttttgtcttcccaAAAATGTGCTGATGTGCTTTCCAGTTCCTTACTCTCATTTTTGCGCTGTCTGACATTTTTGAAGCACAACCAATATTCCAGCACTGTACCTTTCACAGGGTTCTCAATTTTTTCTCAAACATTGCACGGGCTATTTCCGTTGTCAAGAAAGAGACGTAGTGCAATGTCGGATTGGACAATGGTGGGGAAAGAAATCTGCTGCATTCTTTCTTTACAAAGAATCTCTCTCGATATTCACCTTAAGCAATTTTGGTTAACAATAAGAAACGTAAATTAATATGTCCAGAAGGGTAGTTACCGCCCGCTCCTTCTGAATGCGAATCCTGTGTCTCAGTCTTTAGGCCGTAAGGGTCGTCACTCACGTCTTGGTGGCTACTTAGATTGTGTCAAATGTAGTGTGTATACTCCTATTCTACTTTTGTATTTCTAATTCTTAACTTTTAGAGGTACTCTTTCAGTGTCATCTCTTGACAAATGTTCATTTCACTTCAAACTATTTTGGTTTATTATTTCACTGAGGACGCATACGTGTAGTTTGTTTTTAGTGGTCGATAATCCTGTATGCACTCGTACAACCTTTTGTTGCCTGTGTATTCCACTTATTTATTCGTAAGGACTTCACATTAGCTTTCATATAACATATTGTGACAACCAAATTCTTATGGAATTTcattaccgtccatgttttgtgCTTTGTTTTTGGAGTTTCTGCTAATGGTTCCgtaacagaaatgaaatttatataatttttttttaccgtATTGCCTATAGGCGTTAGCTGTTGCACATGCCCTATACCGGAAACTTTTAGTTGATTTATTGTTTCATTTAACGGATAATCTTTGGCCCTTTTATTCAGGACTTATAAAAGCCATTTTTTTGTTCCGGCGATATTTtttgattattatttgcattctatCGTAAAGGTGCGAATATTTCAATAGTGACTGATTCCAGTGACAAAGGCCATTCTGGTTTTCAAGACAAACTGCGGGCACGATTCTTGAAATTTTCTTGGCTTAAGGAGTATTTCATGAagtttcaggattgcagccggaTGACAACCATTcatccatcttcaggtgagtgtttgcACTGGAGATCGCTAGTTCAAATCGCTAACTTCATACAAAAAACTGGCCTGGAGAGACATGCTCAAAGGCAGCTGCTGCGTGAATGACGTCTGTCGGGTTTCGCGCCCTCTGTAATTCAGATGTTGAATTAATCATCTGAATTTAAGCTCGGCAGCCCTGATTTCGACAGAGAGCGCGTACGTAGTATCACTATTGCGCATGCACCTGCGTACCATTGAgggagcaatattcgaagagggcGCGAAACTCTAAAGAGGTCATTCATATACCGGCTGCCTTTGCGCACCAATTTTTTTGTAAAGTTAgcgatgtgaactagcaatctccagtacAAAACacccacctgaagatggctgaatggttgtcagtcgAATTATCGTGGCAATCCCGAAACGTCGTGAAATAAACTGCGGGTAAATAGATGTTTTAGCTAACTTTGGGGACGCATGCTGTGCAGGGACCAGATCCAGCAGCACATCGGACGACCGCAGCCTCAGGCCGGATCTCAACCGCAGACGCAGCGTCCTCAGACGCAGACGCAGCAGCCCGAGCAGCCGCAGGCGCAGACGCAGACGCAGCAGTCTGTGCAGACACAGACGCAGAAGCCTGAGCAGACGCAGCCTCAGAGACGCACTTTCCCCCAGGCAGCTTCCAGTCGGCAGTAGCCTCTATTCTCACATATCATACATACTGCAAATGTGATGTTACTAGACATCTGATACTGATAAACAGTtttataataaaactgtaaaattgttTACTTGCTTCCTCTAAGGTGCCAAAACATGTAatcacattttattttttactaaaataACGATTCGTTTCTCTTTAAGACTGACAATAAAACAGTTTAGTAATTTAATTCgtgttacttttatttttgtgtttagatTATAAACAGAACAATGAAAATACTTTAACAAGACACGTACAAATTATTTCCGTTAACGACGGAACATCCTTAGGACAGATTTAGCGGAAATGTGTAGTTACATCGGTATTTTCTAGGGCTCCCTACCTCAGTCAGCAAAATCGGAACTCTCTTAGGAACACTTCGTTGTCCATCTGATTAATACCCCTTTTTCTCACGAGTGGGTAGAAAAATCTTGTCGAAATTCATGCCAAATTAcacccttggcggtgtaaaaaatttaatttttgagtcaatgaaaccaaaatatacggccatttacgtaacaaattttgatactcgcaaacacactcatcaaaaactgtagatgaactaactgtatacataattaagtttgtgcgaaACTCTCAGAGCGCGAGACCTGTTCacaaacgattcaaatggctctaagcactatggcacttaacatctgaggtcatcagtcccctagacttagaactacctaaacctaactaatttagggacatcacacacagccatgcccgaggcaggattcaaacctgcgaccgtagcagcagcgcggttccggactgaagcgcctagaaccgctcggccacaacggccggcgacctgTTCACACTTGTCcgattttcctttattttattttcaccatAGCATCACGAATACTTCTAAGATCTTTTATGGCGGTCTGAACCAGCTGTCGACtccatctacatagttactctgcaattcacacctaagtgcTGGCTGTAGCTCATGCCATAGCAAAGCACCTATCTATTACATATCGAATAAGAAATCGACTTTACCCTCTTCACagccacatacatacatacatacatacatacatacatacattaatccttgttccatagatcatgaatacgacatttcgtaatgatgtggaacgtgtcattttaacataagttttctttacacaaaataattaattaaataattcttttttttacagttactactttatctctaagaattcatctattgagtagaaggacttgtcattcggaaattcttttaatttgtttttaaacgttggttggctatctgtcagacttttaataccatTTGGCAAATGacgaaagatttttgtggcagcataattcacccctttctctgccaaagtgatatttaatccagaatagtgaatatcatcctttcttctagtgctaTACACAAAGTGGTCAAAAGCCGATGGCTGTCCATTATCATACATTCCACAGGTGCCAGCCATGCAACTTATTGTGTGTGACAGTTACTGTTGTTACTAGTATTGTGTTTAATCTCCGGTATTTTTACTACGTTTAGGTATGATAAAGTCGGAATTTCAATGCGGTTGATCTCAGATACCAGTGGGGATCAGAATGTGGCATTAAGCAGGTCATTTCAGAAATTCTATCTGACTTTCTTCGAGTTTCAATGTAAAGATCCTTGATTTGCGGTAGGACATTGACATCTTCGCACAGAAATAGTCTGATTCTAAAGGTTTTTCATAGCTTGAGAACGGAAGGTGGGGCCGCATTTTTGACAATTTAATTATAAATATAGCAACCTCCTCAACACCATTGACCCAAGTTACCGATTGAAGCCCGAACGGGGAGACATGGCTGCAAGTTCTCTCTATTAACTGACTTGGATGACTATTCCTTCGTACGCTATGCTTTAGAGTATGGCGGACACGGTCAATTACTTTCTTAGGCCAAGTAGAGCAATGACTGGAGTCAGTGCCTCTCTGGCGCTTCCAGTTCACAATAGCGTCCTTCGCAAAGGGTGTGGACACATGTAAAATCTCTCTGATACAGTACTCAGACTTAAAGATCtctacaattacaaaaaaaaaaaaaaggttcaaatggctctgagcactatgggactcaactgctgaggtcataagtcccctagaacttagaactacttaaacctaactaacctaaggacaacacacacatccatgcccgaggcaggattcgaacctgcaaccgtagcggtcgcgcggttccagactgaagcgccagaaccgctcggccaccagcggccggctctacAATTACACCTGGTTCAAATTACTGCAGTTTCTTGCGTTGACTATATTTTGACAGAAATTACATCTATGATATTGATGAAATACAGTGGTGAAAAAATATGGACAAAACTAAACtgtgcctaatacggtgtaagaaAGCCTCTGGCGTATAAAAGTTTCCAGCcctctctgaatggataaataagGCTTCTGCATGGATTCAAAATAATCTTATACCACTGTTACCCCCGAAATAGTGACTctgtccaaagtagaccacaaaaggtagataatactgagatctggttaCTGTGGAGGCCAGGGGAGGGGCAACAATTCACCCTTGAGTTCACAAAGCTAGTCCTGAACGACGCGAGATGAATTAACAGGGGCCATGTCGTCTTGCAACACAGCAACACCATTAGGAAACAAACATTGTGGATGGGACAGACCTGATCACCAAAAATGGTCACTTACTTCTTGGCTGTAATGTGACCCTTcacagtaaccatggggcccatagaATACTACTATATGGAAGCCAAAATCATCAACGAACACCGCTATGTTTCAGTCTTGGAATGGcaactcggtcagaagttggaaacagtgtgaaacagtaCTTATCCGACTAGATGACTTTCTTcagttgctccatagtccaggttttatggcttcggcacaacGTTTTCCTATTACGAGCACTTGCattactgatgaatggttttggaattccagctcgctctgtaATTACCTGGTTGTGGAAGTCCATTCGTGCTTTTTTGGTGCTGACGAGTTTCGTGAgttcgacattcagttctgcagcgacttttgcagttGTCGTGCTCTTATTTTTTCGCCACAATCCTCTGCAATGACCGTTTGTCActgttactcaacacacactttcgtccgctttctgaattagtggatgatgttttccctctTTCTCTGTACAGTATATAAATCTTCGAgattgtgcctcttgaaacactaaccacttcggctaccttggttacgaaagTATTCACTGTACTAGCACCAAttatttgcccacgttcgaatttacTTATCTCCGacgtaacgcactcacaactacagacaacactgttctgatcacggctgacacttgcaacgtattgaggacactgcaaaaGTGTCGTTCatgctcaaatacaacagcgcaaactGCAGTCTTAGTtcgcatctacatttatgttcaagcatgctttcCTCGCGGTGTTttccggcctctgtgaccgagcggttctaggcgcttcagtctggagcctcgcgaccgctacggtcgcaggttcgaatcctgcctcgggtatggatgtgtgtgatgtccttaggttagttaggtttaagtagttctaagttataggggatttatggcctcagatgttaagtcccatagtgttcagagccatttgaacctcgcggtgtttccatatttttgtccaacctctgtatgtTTGCATTTATATACAAATCAAGTGAATAACCCTTTTTTCATACCTCACTCTCTAATGGTCTTCTTTTCGTCACATAGACTGCGTCCAGGACGGTGGCCACTAGTTTCCATGCTGCCAAATGTGCAACATAGGGAAATAATCTCGCGCTAGAGAGagggttgggtttgggttgtttggggaaggagaccagacagcgaggtcatcggtctcatcggattagggaaggatggggaaggaagtcggccgtgccctttcaaaggaaccatcccggcatttgcctggagcgatttagggaaatcacggaaaacctaaatcaggatggccggacgcgggattgaaccgtcgtcctcccgaatgggagtccagtgtgcgcTAGAGAGAACAAGGTTCAATATTTTAGTTTCCTTGTAGTGCTCTCACGACTGTGAACAAGTACCTGTTCAAGCTACACCAAGAGAATCGTACTGAAGGACAGAGTTAGTCATGACTGACTTCCTGAAGTAGCGTGCTCTTAAAAGTCAGTGGACTTTTCGAATCATTTAAAAGTTAGATGTCTCTATCGACGTTTGTAGCTAATTTTCGAAtatacctatacagggtgtttccgtaaatgtgtgcaaaaatgtaacaagaCATATAGAATGCTCcagtgaacaatttgaggtagggaacctgggatcggagaagtCAGCttgaggagatatggaagtaagcttgtctaccactttgtctagcTTTACTGTTTTCCAGATTATTTACAAGTAACATACGTACAAGTTTATATGTTCTgtgctatttatttacatgtacattctttgccggccggggtgaccgaacggttctaggtgctacagtctggaaccgcgcgaccgctgtggtcgcaggttcgaatcctgcctcgggcatggatgtgtgtgatgtccttaggttagtaaggtt includes:
- the LOC124721888 gene encoding RNA polymerase II degradation factor 1-like, whose translation is MMSALRAVLVLSLVGAVMSQYKPSYAGSGWSYPGPLPQFTTDVGLDNRVGLESTSSTLSPEEDVASLVSAWPADRQPFWFVNRDQIQQHIGRPQPQAGSQPQTQRPQTQTQQPEQPQAQTQTQQSVQTQTQKPEQTQPQRRTFPQAASSRQ